From the genome of Argentina anserina chromosome 4, drPotAnse1.1, whole genome shotgun sequence, one region includes:
- the LOC126791199 gene encoding inactive beta-amylase 9, translating to MEASLVGSSQVKIGRAELGHRKFGFCKLSGDLRTQISFSQRTSWKNGRLQFTLRAVQSESVRPVKAPGWSKRSKANDGVRLLVGLPLDAVSDCNTVKHARAIVAGLKALKLLGVTGVELPVWWGVVEKEAMGEYEWSAYHSLVEMVQKAGLEVHVSLCFHASKQPKISLPDWVSRLGESQPGIFFKDRSGQQYEDCLSLAVDKLPVLNGKTPIQVYHDFCENFKASFSPFLGSTITGISVSLGPDGELRYPSHHQLVKSGKIPGVGEFQCFDENMLSSLKEHAEATGNPLWGLGGPHDAPSYNQSPDSNAFFKDHGGSWESSYGDFFLSWYSNQLISHGDRILSLASSTFGETEVKVYGKVPLMYSWYKTRSHPSELTSGFYNTSTRDGYEAVADMFVKNSCKMILPGLDLSDVHQPHESHSSPESLLSQIRMVCRKHGVEIYGQNSSVSGAPGGFQQIKKNLSGDNGIDLFTYQRMGAYFFSPEHFPSFSGFVRSLNQIEMQSDDLPDEDEATESIHVNSEAGIHMQAA from the exons ATGGAGGCGTCTCTGGTTGGAAGCTCTCAGGTGAAGATTGGAAGAGCTGAATTGGGGCATAGGAAGTTTGGGTTTTGTAAACTGAGTGGTGATTTGAGGACCCAGATAAGCTTTTCTCAGAGAACCAGCTGGAAAAACGGCCGGCTTCAGTTTACTCTCCGGGCGGTTCAGTCTGAATCGGTTCGACCCGTTAAAGCTCCGGGTTGGTCCAAAAGATCCAAAGCG aatGATGGGGTGAGACTATTGGTTGGGTTGCCGCTGGATGCAGTTTCAGACTGCAACACGGTGAAGCATGCCCGAGCAATTGTGGCCGGACTAAAGGCACTGAAGCTATTGGGAGTGACAGGTGTGGAGCTTCCGGTGTGGTGGGGAGTTGTTGAGAAAGAAGCCATGGGGGAGTATGAGTGGTCAGCGTACCATTCTCTTGTAGAGATGGTTCAGAAAGCCGGTCTTGAAGTCCATGTATCACTCTGCTTCCATGCTTCTAAACAACCGAAGATCTCACTGCCTGATTGGGTGTCCCGCTTAGGGGAGTCCCAGCCTGGTATCTTCTTTAAAGACAGATCAGGGCAGCAATACGAGGACTGCTTATCACTGGCTGTTGATAAACTTCCTGTTCTCAATGGAAAGACTCCAATTCAAGTTTACCACGATTTCTGTGAAAATTTTAAAGCTTCTTTCTCGCCTTTCCTTGGTTCCACAATCACG GGCATCTCAGTGAGCCTAGGACCAGATGGTGAGCTTAGATATCCTTCTCATCACCAGTTAGTCAAAAGTGGCAAAATTCCTGGGGTAGGTGAATTCCAGTGTTTTGATGAAAACATGCTTAGCAGTCTTAAAGAGCATGCTGAAGCAACCGGAAATCCTCTATGGGGTCTTGGCGGTCCCCATGATGCTCCGAGCTATAATCAGTCACCGGACTCAAACGCCTTCTTCAAGGACCATGGAGGATCATGGGAGTCATCATATGGTGATTTCTTCCTGTCCTGGTACTCAAACCAGCTAATATCTCATGGAGATCGTATCCTTTCCCTTGCTTCTTCAACTTTTGGTGAAACAGAAGTTAAAGTATATGGCAAAGTCCCTCTAATGTACTCTTGGTACAAAACAAGGTCTCACCCATCCGAGCTGACATCTGGGTTCTATAATACGTCCACGAGAGATGGTTATGAAGCAGTCGCAGATATGTTTGTGAAAAATTCCTGCAAAATGATATTGCCAGGATTGGACTTATCAGATGTACATCAACCGCACGAATCCCATTCTAGTCCGGAGTCATTACTATCCCAAATTAGAATGGTTTGCAGAAAGCATGGGGTTGAAATTTATGGTCAAAACTCATCAGTTTCAGGAGCTCCAGGAGGATTTCAACAGATAAAGAAGAACTTGTCAGGCGACAATGGGATAGACTTGTTCACTTATCAGAGAATGGGAGCTTATTTCTTCTCACCTGAGCATTTTCCTTCATTTTCTGGATTCGTCCGAAGCCTTAATCAAATAGAAATGCAGTCAGATGATCTACCCGATGAAGATGAAGCTACTGAATCTATTCATGTCAATTCAGAAGCAGGAATCCACATGCAAGCGGCTTAG